The segment TAAATGCGAGTGTAACACTTCATTTATTATAGGCTATTAATCAATTTTTACTTTAACAGTGCTTTGATGATCATCAAGGTGCACAATTAACCAACAAAACCAATTAAATTATGTTGAGAAAAACAATGGCATCGTTCCTGATGCTCGCAATGGTATTTACGTATTCATATACGATAAATGCACAAGAATCTGAAGATTATAACATGTGGCAAAACATTCTGTTTACTCCAGACAATACCCAATTAAAAACCTTGGGTGTCAACATGCGAAAACACAATCAAACGTATCATAGCGAAAGCCCTTATGATGCCACAGTTTACAATATTACAACGGGTCCAAATGCCGGTAAAATGATTTGGCAAATGGGGTCTATGATGTTTAAGCATAATGACGGACGTCCTTCAACCAATGGTCATGACGAAGACTGGCGTGATAATGTGATGCCTTACATTAAAAAGATTCATACCATAGAGTATTGGTCGCAAGATGATGAGAAGTCAAACACGAGTATGTTATCGCCAGATAATATATATCCAATAATGTTTGTCCGTTATTTTGAAGTTTCTGAGGACTATGGGTATTTAATGAACAACCACTTTAAACGGGTGAGTGAAACCATTAAAGCCATGGATGGTGTCAACCCTTGGGGATTATACTATAATGATTTCTTACAAGGGGATTTAGGACGACATGTGGCTACCGTAGGCTTTATGAAAACTTGGGCAGAAATGGATGAAGACCGAAATTTTAAAGCGACGTTTGAAAAGTTATTTGGTGCCGATCAATGGCAGATGCATTTAGATGCGCGGGATGATGCATTCACCAACCGTTGGGATGAAATTTGGGTGTATAATAAAAGCCTTAGTGGCAAATAATACGTTCACATCCTTATAATAATAAAACCACTCATAAAGAGTGGTTTTTTTGTGGCTTAGGCTAGCGTGTAACACTGCCGTCTAATGTGGTTAACATCTGATTGCAACATGCTATCAAAAATACGTAGATCTACTTATAAAATGCTTATAAATTTAGTTTAACTTTAGGGCTTAAGCCATAAGACTAAATATGTGTTTATCCGGAGGTATTCAGGTGATACTATCACGAATGAAACAGATATAAGGTGTTAGAGGCAATTAAAAAAAACGATAAGAGATTTCAAAAAAGAGAAGTCAGTAATTGTTTTTGATGTTGTCATTTTGCCAAAATAAATAATCGCAAACTAAAACCTTACCGAACAAATGAGAAAGTCTAAAATTATAATTTCTATAATCACGTTGTTCCTATCCTTCCAAGGAATAGCACAATTTAATGAAAATGACGAAAAGCAAATAGTAATCGGGAAAGTTGATAGCTTGTATTCAAATATACTGCAAGAGCAAAGAGAAATTTGGGTACACATACCCGAAGATTTTGATAATACGAAGCAATATCCTGTTATTTATGTATTAGATGCATCTCAAAATTTCTATGTTGTTACTGGAATGTTAAAACAACTATTACCTTGGCAAATTCCTAACTCTATTATAGTTGGTATTACAAATACAGATAGAACCAGAGATTTCACACCAACCAACGTTCCTTTTCAACGCGGACAACAATCAGAAACTTCAGGAGGTGCCAGTAATTTTATAAAGTTTATAGACGAAGAATTAAAACCATTTATAAACAACAAATACCCAACCGAAAACAACAACACAATTATTGGTCATTCTACAGGAGGTCTGTTTGTACTTTATTCATTCCTGCATCACGAAAATTCTTTTGATAATTATTTGGCAATAGACCCAAGTCTTTGGTGGGACAAAGAAAATCTAGTCAAAGAAACTCAAGAACTACTAAATAAAGGAAACCGAAAGGAAAAATCATTATATATAGCAGTAGCTAATAGTATTGGTAAAGAAATGGATACAGTTAAAGTTAGAAAAGATAAAACAGTTCCTACTGAACAGATTAGAGCAAATTTAAATTTTCACGACCTGTTAATGAAAAATAATAAAGAGCTTAATTTTAAATGGGAATATTTTAAGAACGAAGACCACGGAAGCATAGTGATACCAGCTCAATATAACGGATTGCGGTCTATTTTTTCTTGGTTTCCATTCCCTGAAATGTGGCGTTTTAACACGCCAAAAGAATATTCTGCCAAAGAATTAACAGAACCATTTCAGTCCCATTATAAAAAATTAAGTATTCGTATGAAACGCGAAGTAAAACCTGATTGGGAATTACTAAATCAAATCGGTTCCTTTATGTTGGATGGGCATAATCTTCCTGAAAAAGCTTTAGCATATCTAGAATTGAATGCCGATTTCTACCCTAATGAATCAAAAAGTTTTGTCGCTTTAGGAAATTATTTTTTATCTCAAAAAAACAAATCAGAAGCAATTAAGTATTACAAAAAAGCAATTGGAATAGATGCAAATCAAGAAGCTCAAGCTAAATTAAAGGAATTAGAATAGTAATAAATAACTGCCTCTAACAACGTGTATAACTAATTGCTAGTTATAGCCTACTCGGAAAATCCTACAGATTTTCCTCTGGTTCGTGATCTTTTTGCTAACTTAGTTCCTAGCCTACGCAACTAGCCATAACACGAACACGTTAGCCTTCATTAGGACCAACCACTAACCAATGATATTATCGAGCCAAGATTTACATAGTAAATTAAATGTCCGGTGGACATTTAGGCGAGATATCCGCTTGCGGACAATCTAAATGCTTAAATTAGATTTATGATAAAGTTTTTTAGATTATCGAAACATAATTTTGCAAAGCAAAATCAAATGCCCAGTGGACATTTGGGTGAGATAGCCGCTTGCGGAGAGCTTAAAAAGACAAATTAAACTATGATTAAGTTTTTTAGAAAAATACGCTATGACCTTATGGAAAAAAATAAAACTGGAAAGTATATTAAATATGCCATTGGAGAAATTGTGTTAGTAATGATTGGTATATTATTGGCTCTACAAGTTAATAATTGGAATGAGAACAGAAAAATTAGCAATATTGAACAGCTATTACTACGTGATTTAAGAACAGAAATACAATCAAACATTGTTGCTCTTGATAAGATTATAAAATCTCACAGTGCATCTCTAGATGCGATTATAACCTTGGATTCGGTAATCACCAACTTAAGACAAGTTAATAGACCTCTTGAATTGGGTAGATTATTAGGAGCACACGATTATAATATGACCTATGATCCAAGAACAGGTATTCTCAATTCTATTATCAATTCAGGGAAATTAGATTACATTTCCAATAGAGAATTACGGTATAAGCTTTCTTCCTTAAACGATATTATCCTTGACACAAATGAATCGGCTGATTTATTTAGTGAAATGAGGTCTCAATTCTATTGGCCATTACTAGGTCAGTTATATGAGCGTCAACCAAATGGAAGGTTCAAATTTAATCGGCTAAAAATTATCAATAGTTCAGAATTTAATTGGTGGACAGTACTTGCGAAGTCTAGCAGAATAGAAGGATTAACCGAGGAGAACGGGCTTATGAAAACACTAAAGGAAATCCTCGAATTAATTGAAAGTGAAACAAAAAAATAACGAAAGGCCAACACCGTCTATAGTTGATTGCTTCGGTTGTCGTGGACGGATTTTCTATTTGGTTTGTAATTACTAACTTAGTGCTAGCCAACGCAACACAAGAGACGCAGAAAGCGTTGAACTGGCGTAGCAAACCATACAGAAGACCGTTGGCAACAATTGAAAGAAACTAACATCAACCAAAAAATATATAAATTAACTAATATGATAAAAGCACTATTTATTTCTGTAACACTATTATTTACAATTCAATTAATTGGGCAAAATGAAACTACATTTAAAGAGGTCCTAGATGTATCATATTATGCTAACTCCATAGACACGGATGAGTATGCCAAATCACGTTGTAAATTAGATATACGTTACCCAGAGAACATTAAAGAATTCAATACAGTTGTTTGGTTTCACGGCGGAGGATTAAAGAATGGGAACAAGTATTTTCCTGAGGCATTAATGAATGCTGATTTATGTATTATAAGTGTTAATTATCGTTTATCACCAAAAGTAAAAGCGCCAACTTACATAGAGGATGCAGCAGCAGCCGTCGCTTGGGTGTTTAATAATATTGAATCATATGGCGGAAATTCTGATAAAATATTTATTTCTGGACATTCCGCAGGAGGTTATCTTGCCTTAATGCTTGGATTGGACAAACAATGGTTAAATAATTTTAATGTAGATGCTGATAACATTGCAGGCATGATTTCCTTAAGCGGTCAAACAGCTACTCATTTCACTGTAAGGGAAGAAAGAGGTTTGCCTAAGTTTAAGACGATAGTTGACGAGTTGGCACCATTGTATCGGGTGAGAGAAAATGCGCCCCCTCTAATTTTAATCACAGGAGATAGGAATATTGATTTGGCCGGTAGATATGAAGAAAATCTATATTTAGAAAGGTTAATGAAAACTACAGGACATACCCAAACACAATTATTCGAAATCCAAGGATTTGGACATGGTGGAATGCATAATCCTGGAATTAAACTTTTAATAAAAGAAGTTGACAAGGTTAGTGAAAAGATAGATAATACTTTAAAGAACTAAACTAACTGTTGCCAATAAAGTGTAAAATGCTTTTTGCGGCTAAACACCACTACGCCATTTAAACGAACCGTTAGCCTTCATTATAACCAACCAATAACCAATGATACTATCGAGCCAAGATTTACATAGTAAATTAAATGTCCGGCGGACATTTAGGCGAGATACCCACTCGTGGACAATCTAAATGTTTAAATTAGATTTATGATAAAATTCTTTCGAAAAATTAGACAAAACTTACTTATGGAAAACAAAACTGGGAAGTACTTTAAATATGCCATAGGAGAAATTGTGTTGGTTATGTTGGGTATATTACTAGCGTTGCAAGTAAATAATTGGAACGAGGCTAGAAAAACAAATAAAATTGAAAAACAAATTTTTGAAAATTTGCTTTCTAGTTTAAAGAAAGACTCAACTGAACTGGTACGAATTGTTGATTTTCAAGTTAAAAGTGCTAGGCAACATAATAGAATAATAAATTCAACTGTATCAGAATTTACGAGTGGAATATCTGAAGATAGCATTAGTAATATTTTACATGAATTATGTAATGGAAGGTATAGCTTTTTCCCTAAGTATGGCATATATAATTCAATAGTGTCTAGTAAAGGCTTAGACATATTGCATTCGGAAACAATTAGATCAAAGTTAATTGATTTATACGATTATGAATATAAAAGATATGAATCTATTGATAAAGTTTTAGATGAACGATTTGATGCTATACTCGTACCTTTTTTAAATAAAGAAATTGGATTTTATATAAACTCAAATTTTGAACACAATAAGATAGACATGAAAAACTTTGAAACTAACTTTCATGAGCTTCAGTTACAATGTAAATACATTACAGGTCAATCTACTTCATCTTTAACGCTATTGCAAAGTATACAGAGTAATATAAATGAACTTATCACTGAAATGGGTGTAGAAAAAAGAAAATTATGATAAAATTCTTTCGAAAAATTAGACAAAACTTACTTATGGAAAACAAAACTGGGAAGTACTTTAAATATGCCATTGGAGAAATTGTACTTGTCATGATTGGAATACTTCTAGCATTACAAGTAAGCAACTGGAATCAAGAACGCAAAGACCGAATTAGCGAGCGTAAACTATTAGACAATATCCATAGAGATTTTATCCAAAATAAAGTGAGTTTTGACTCTATTAAGGCTATTAACTATATCGGACTTAACGCCTTGGAAAACATGATTGATTTATTCCCACTAAAGTTAGATACTCTAAAGCATGCAGCTTTTATGAAATACAATGATCAAATACAAGGCATCTCCTATAATCCATATTCTAGCTCTGTAGAATCCGCAGTCAGTTCAAGTTCACTTCAATTAATCCAAGATGAAGATTTACAAAAATATCTGGTCTCTTGGAAAGATGTATTGCTCGACTATCAAGAAGATGAAAATGCTTACTTTCAGTATTTGAATAACTTCCTTTGGCCTTATTTTAGGGAAAAATTTGATTATACAGGAAAAGACACAAAAAGGAATCTGGCCGCCAGAACTACCATAACATATCAAAATATGGTTATCGGCCGAAGAAATCATTTAAGAGGTGTTATTCAGGCCATAGAAGGAGAACCCATAGAAAACCACATCAATGAGATTATTCGATTAACGCAACCTAAAGACTAATGATAAAATTCTTTAGATTATCGAAATACAATTTTGCAAAGTAAAATCGAATGTCCTGTGGACATTTGGTGGAGAT is part of the Formosa sp. Hel1_31_208 genome and harbors:
- a CDS encoding DUF6090 family protein; the protein is MENKTGKYFKYAIGEIVLVMIGILLALQVSNWNQERKDRISERKLLDNIHRDFIQNKVSFDSIKAINYIGLNALENMIDLFPLKLDTLKHAAFMKYNDQIQGISYNPYSSSVESAVSSSSLQLIQDEDLQKYLVSWKDVLLDYQEDENAYFQYLNNFLWPYFREKFDYTGKDTKRNLAARTTITYQNMVIGRRNHLRGVIQAIEGEPIENHINEIIRLTQPKD
- a CDS encoding alpha/beta hydrolase translates to MIKALFISVTLLFTIQLIGQNETTFKEVLDVSYYANSIDTDEYAKSRCKLDIRYPENIKEFNTVVWFHGGGLKNGNKYFPEALMNADLCIISVNYRLSPKVKAPTYIEDAAAAVAWVFNNIESYGGNSDKIFISGHSAGGYLALMLGLDKQWLNNFNVDADNIAGMISLSGQTATHFTVREERGLPKFKTIVDELAPLYRVRENAPPLILITGDRNIDLAGRYEENLYLERLMKTTGHTQTQLFEIQGFGHGGMHNPGIKLLIKEVDKVSEKIDNTLKN
- a CDS encoding alpha/beta hydrolase-fold protein translates to MRKSKIIISIITLFLSFQGIAQFNENDEKQIVIGKVDSLYSNILQEQREIWVHIPEDFDNTKQYPVIYVLDASQNFYVVTGMLKQLLPWQIPNSIIVGITNTDRTRDFTPTNVPFQRGQQSETSGGASNFIKFIDEELKPFINNKYPTENNNTIIGHSTGGLFVLYSFLHHENSFDNYLAIDPSLWWDKENLVKETQELLNKGNRKEKSLYIAVANSIGKEMDTVKVRKDKTVPTEQIRANLNFHDLLMKNNKELNFKWEYFKNEDHGSIVIPAQYNGLRSIFSWFPFPEMWRFNTPKEYSAKELTEPFQSHYKKLSIRMKREVKPDWELLNQIGSFMLDGHNLPEKALAYLELNADFYPNESKSFVALGNYFLSQKNKSEAIKYYKKAIGIDANQEAQAKLKELE
- a CDS encoding DUF6090 family protein, producing the protein MENKTGKYFKYAIGEIVLVMLGILLALQVNNWNEARKTNKIEKQIFENLLSSLKKDSTELVRIVDFQVKSARQHNRIINSTVSEFTSGISEDSISNILHELCNGRYSFFPKYGIYNSIVSSKGLDILHSETIRSKLIDLYDYEYKRYESIDKVLDERFDAILVPFLNKEIGFYINSNFEHNKIDMKNFETNFHELQLQCKYITGQSTSSLTLLQSIQSNINELITEMGVEKRKL
- a CDS encoding DUF6090 family protein; amino-acid sequence: MEKNKTGKYIKYAIGEIVLVMIGILLALQVNNWNENRKISNIEQLLLRDLRTEIQSNIVALDKIIKSHSASLDAIITLDSVITNLRQVNRPLELGRLLGAHDYNMTYDPRTGILNSIINSGKLDYISNRELRYKLSSLNDIILDTNESADLFSEMRSQFYWPLLGQLYERQPNGRFKFNRLKIINSSEFNWWTVLAKSSRIEGLTEENGLMKTLKEILELIESETKK